The genomic DNA TTTCCTGTTCTTTGAAATCTGTTATGAAAACAGACAACTAAACAACATAAGTGATGTTTCTGTGTTCCTGATTTCTTTTTATTACTATTATacaaattatataaatcaaatgaaatagtAGTATATGTAAAACAAaatacaccaaaataaaatgaaatatagcAATTTAAATTTCTGCACACTAGCTCTCGTGTAATAACTTTATCACCGAAATATGTGTACAACCTTTTCCTTTGcaactttaataaaaataaaatggtacTAAACTACTGCTAGACTTATTAATTAAAAGGATTTGTGTTAAAGTCATGTATCCAAAGTCTGGTTaatctaatttgattttttatattagaCTTACTGTGGATCAACGTAACCAAATGTACCAGCAGGGCGCGTAGATATATGAGAATCATCATCTTTACCAAAAGCTCTACTTAGACCAAAATCAGCAATCTTGGCATGTAAGTTCTCATCTAGTAATATGTTGGAAGACTTCAAATCTCTATGCATAATAGGTGGTTTACACCCATTATGCAGATAATCCAATCCTGAAAATCCACACTAATTAAGTGCTATGTAAGGGTACTTTATGCAAGAAAGATTTTGCAATAAATAGTACATTACCATGTGCTGCATCAACTGCAATTTTAAGTCTCTTAGTCCagtttaagatatttgaatTTTCCACTGCATGAAAATAGACATCAGTTGAAATTCTAAACaatttgtctttaaaaaaaagcatATGATCATTGTACCTCTGTTAATGTTATAATAgtttatttgatgaaaaaaatgatcTTCATTCTTGGAGTTTAAGATTTAAAATGCATATTACCTTGAATTATTAAATCTATTATGCATGATCATTGTTGACCAATGACTTATGGACAAAATATCAATTACCTAATAAATATTGTTGGAGATTTCCATTCGCCATGTACTCATAAATCAGTGCTTTGATTTCACCTTCATCACAATATCCAATGAGAGAGACCAGATTCCTAtgatgaacaatcattaatagTTGCACCTGCATTTTGAGTTAATGTTTACGAATGTTTACTAAGAAAAATACCGTAGGATTCTTAATGTAAATACTATTACTTGACTAAAATCATGATTTTGTTCTTATTAACTTGAATCCATTGACTAACCTCTGATTGAAATTCCTTATACCCTTGCTTCGATGAAGTTGAAAGCATTTTTACAGCTAATTGAGTGCGATCTTGTAAAATGCCGATGTAAACTTTTCCGAATCCTCCTTCTCCAATTATAGTTTTGAAGTTATCAGTAATATTGAGAATTTCATTGTAACTGAATGCAtgatgttttgattttagtgaacCCCACTTCTTTGAATTAGAACGTGCCGGTGGAATTACATGAAATGATAAAGCTGACCAAAAGCACGTGAAGAAATATTTAAACATAGAAGTAAAGATTCAAGCAAAATCATATTGTCTTACGTAGCGGTCAAGAAGTTTTAACTAATCTAttctttagaaaaaaaagttttaactAATCTATAGTGCATATACACATCAATTGTAGTTTGTATGAAATTTTACATATGTTATTTCCTACATTGATCACTTTATAGGAATTTATTGTTtggtggaagaaaaaaaaagtaaaagtttCACATGGTAGCACAATCCTAAAATATGATAAATCTAAAGTTTTAAGGAGAGTTGGTTGTAGTATATGTTCTGATACTTAAATAATATCAATGTTTGGTATATGTGACATGGAAAAAAAACGTCCATAATTTAATATCCAGCATATACCAAAGGAATGAATGAAGCTAAAAAGAGGACAAACTACATGTTGTATCCAACATATACCTTTTTGTCTTTTGGATATGTCAAATCCAAGACCTTTTTGTCTTTTGAATATGCGAAATCCAAGAGAGATCAAGATGATTAGAAATAATGCTGAAAATGATGCAACAAGTGGTACAACAATGTTCTTCTTTTTGCACGAACCCGTCATACAAAGATCATGATTGCCAGCCACACTGAAACAAAGACAAAGTTCTTAAGAACAACTATACATACAATCATATAATACGTAAATTTGGTTATGATGATAGTAGACCTATATGTCATAGTTTGCTTAAACTTCTTATATGGAAAAGGCATTGATTGCAATATTCGGGGAAAAAATACAATGATCCTTATTGAATTGATTGTTGCAAAAGAAGGAATCACATGAATTATTGGAGTGATAAGGTGGAGGAACATAGGGGATTGGATATAGTCACACGGTTcgcaatttattttgatatgcAGTACTGGTTTTTCGAAGTTATCAGTAATATTGAGAATTTCAACATCAAGATATTATCCCAATTTTAATTTCTAGAATAGCAtgtttattcattaataataCTGAATTAggaatttgacttttttaatttgtttttatgtcTTTGCTTATAtctatttcatatttattgatCCATGTTTACAATTCACGACAGAGAgtattaatcaaataaaaaagtgtgAAGCAACATAACTACAAGATATGAAATAACATATAGTATACCTTAATTCCAACGTTGTATTGTCTGCCTTTTCCTTGAGATCCTTAGGAATTGGACCAGAAAGCTTGTTTCCCGTTAGATTGCTACAATCACAATGAATTATAGCTTAAGTGATCGATTAAAGAGAATGCAAAACAAttctaaaaggaaaaaaaatggaacaaactaaacaaaaacaaaaattctaaaaggaaaagaaatagaacaaactaaacaaaaacaaaaataatatgagCTCCTAACTGAGAAAGTTCAAACTTACAGAACTTTTAACTTTGGCAAATGTGCTAGAAATTCTGGCAAAGACCCTTCCAACTCGTTGTACGACAAATCCCTTGATCATACATATATTCAAAGGAATGGAAATGAGATGCAACCCATTAATCTTGTTCgaacagaaaaataaatgaataaacaaTAGTAATAATCTACTACTCACAGAAATTCTAGTTCTGTAAGATATGAGAATGAAATGTTTATCTCCCCCGTTAGTTTGCTTGAGCTCAGGTTCCTGTTCATCATTTACTTTTAGCATAACACAGAATTGCATTTTTGAAATGGTgtgaaaataaatagatatataaatatgCCTAGTAAGACAAGTGTACTCACAAAGATGTGATCCTTGGAATGGTGTCACCTGTGCAAACAAGACCTTCCCATGCATATTCCGTAGGAAGACAAGGGTCTCCTTGCCAACTCAATTTATTGACCAGATAGGAGCTTTTTATATCCGTGATTGCACCAACTTAATTAATAATGTAGTGCAAAGTTATCAAATACATGGTTTTGAGTATATATACTTAGTACAGGGAATAGTGAAGggtgcacaaaaaaaaattaagcactCCCAGAACGTCCTTTAGCTGATGGGAAATGATAtgatcaaattttgaaaaatttgttttccaattaacattttttagTTCAATAACCTATATACAATTATTCAAATCATTTTGAGAGCTTTAACTAAATGAGTAGATATGCAAGTGGTACGCCTAAACTAACTTtcaatttacttttaaatttgtttgagtctaaatttgattaaatcctaataaatcatcttcaattcttcaaatataactaaaaaccctatatattttacaaataaatattgtatgagatacatattttatgaaacTTATTGTTGGATTTCGCAAACATTCAATCAAACAATGACCATGTGGGTTTTACAAAATATGTAATTGTACGGAAGAGTTTAGTATTACAAAAAGACCATTCCATTATAATTTGAtatcctatatatataattcattcagaatgaaatataagcaaaaaaaaaggtagttgAAAAGTTAATATATGCGGACTAAATTTTTAACTACATATTGACATAAATGAACTCTTGAGCTAccatttttacttatatttcatTGTAGAGGAAGTATAGTATAAGTGTTGTACGTACCATCTTGAGCGTATGTAGGCGAATCAAGTGGGGTAATGAGCTTATAGATCTCGTAAGCATTGAGTATAGGAGGAGCATTCGAATCTGAGGTTGCACTAATGTTAAACAAAACATCACCTTGAATTTTGATGTTGAGAGTAACAGGCTTCAAGTAATCAAGAACTATAGGCTTAGAGGGGACAGGTTGGTTCTTGAAggtgatatttatttttctttttttcccatCCGAAAGTTTCtcaatttcattaaagtgaAGGTAAACATAATACTGTGCAGTACTACTATATGCAGTATAGACAAATCCCAAGGTACGTGTCACATTCCTTGGTTGAGCTGCACTCTTCAAAACGTTGGCAGGTAATTTATAAGTATCATTGGTTGCATTATCCATATTTATAGATTCATCCAAACCCATTGGATACCAATCGAAAGTTATGTACAATAATTGGTCACAACTCCACATCCGATCATACACGTCGTCTTTATACCTAGCGTCTCTTCGACCAACAAAATTCCTGGGGTCTCTTTTGTGCATGACAAAAAAGGAAATGATTCAATATTAATGAACAAGTTATTATTAcataatttttcatgtttttgaaaacatgattttaaCAGACAATATTGATGCATGTATGTTGTTTGGTTGGACCACTGAGTCCTTAATGTTGTGTAAATAAGTGCACATGATGTTTACTATTTCGTGTCAATActaatctaactttttttttttgagagaaaatacTAATCTAACTTATATGTTTACCATTTCATGaaattaatttgttctttttaaatgataaatgttagtaGTTATTGTTAGTAGTGATGGATCCGTTAACCTTgcgtatattatgcattgttccgaccaactgaactaagctcactaGGATCAAGATTTcatatgataaatatttatacaaaaattttAGCAATGcaaaagtgataaaataataacattattatcattgagCAAAATACTTGACATTATATAAACACTATACTATTATATAATGGAAAAATTAAAGACTCATTAACatctataaattaaaattgttatttacgtgtctttatatttaaaaagtatggtaaaaataaattaaaatttcatctcAAATGCATTTacacatttgattttataacaTTCATGAAAAAATACTCTTTAACAGTATACATTTCCATTTATTGAGAACAATCTATTATTTTAAGAGGAACAAGAGCTAAAATATTAAAGatttaacaaataatataaaaaaaatagtgcgGACAATTGCCCCCAATTTACTCTATAGTACATATGTCTCTCTGGTTGAGCTATCCAACCTCCACTACCATTAAATTTACTcacaaaaattgttgaaaagtGAGGAATTGTGGGTCAGCTATCCAACCCTAGTTGAGAATCTCTTGATCTATCATGTGATGTCTTTGCATGCCTtggtttagaaaaaaatatcaaatatcatTGCACACTTTTAGAAATCTGATTTGTACTTATGCCCCCACCTTCGGTTCCTTTTTgtcaacattttttatattatattttttcaaaaaaatcagacTTAATTGGAATTTTAGTGTCACTATTTTAccattctcatgaaacaagCTAGACCCATCATACCTTGATATTTTTTGCTACAAAATCATATTTGAATCTTATAAAGTCTACCTCAACCAAACTTATCGTCACAGCTACTCATCAAATGTTCATATGAATAACTATGTTTCAAAGTTAAAAGGCAAATAAAAAAGGAGTTGATGATTACTTGTAGTAACAGGTCGAGGGGCCAACATCAAACCTTTCTTCCAATTTCAGTAGAGGTTGTGGAGCACCGGTAGAGTTTATCTCCTCATTCTGATAAATGGAATTATTCAAAAGCCTCAATTCCAATGAAGAAATGCAAGGAATTGTTGGACTAGACTTTATAAGGCACACATGTATTGTGTCAGTTGAAGGAGTGTGAATAATCTCTGTATGATAGTAATATTCAATGAAATCAATATCTTGCCAAAGGTCCACTCCAAGATACAGTTGAAAAGACTGTTGCAGATTTTTTCCATCATAATTTCCATATGAAAATAAAGCACGAatcaaatactttttattttttccctcTTTTGGTTTCAATGTGTAGCAGTTTCTATCTCCTTCTGGAAAGCATCTCAATGTTATTAATTGTTTCCCAAAGTAAAGATAGTTTAGTTTGACACTAGATGAAGTCATACGATTCTCTCCTGTTTCCACAAACCCTTCGTCTGTCTTATACCAAATTCCGGTTTCATCATGATAGTAATCAACGTTTGATCCACAATCAATGCTTATAAAACCTATAAGACACAAGTTAATTAATTATGCATTAAATTCAGATGGCAAGTTCTTCAGAGAGTATGTAATATTGCTTTCTCATATATAATTAGGTTTAATACATCATtcggtcctttaacttatttttgatttttaatttggtcccctaactataacgtttttcaatttggtcccataaatcttaCGCCGTTTATTATTTTGGTTCTCTCCGTTACTATTTTGCAAAATCTATTAACTCATTTCCACATGTCATTTGAGATTGGTGATCAACGGTTGGATTTAAAAGGCACACATGTCATACCGTGGACTCACAATATATGATAACTTAtaggctaaactgcacttttcgcctcctatgtttcaaaatgttgcaattttggccccctattaaaaaaaatagcaattttggcacatttcatccaaaaattactgagaagacgccacgtgttccaaaaaaggggccataatcgcaactttttgtaaagataaggggtcaaaaagcatatttcccttatgttaggaggtcaaaagaACATATTTCCTTAAACATAGAGGGGTcacttttgctattttttttaatagggggcataaatcgcaacattttgaaacttaaaaggcgaaaagtgaagtttagccTAACTTATAttgtcatcttcttccctcttcatcttcatatagccttcatcaaccttcataaaaaaaaatccaatttttttcctttaaaaaaattcattttaacttcatcaaaaaccatataatcaaatccttaaaaatatggaataaacaccaccaccatcatctactcacaatcaaaatcaaactcattTATCAAATTCATGAAAATCTCTCCTCCTCGTGGAGATAGATAAGAGAAACTCGTGTTCAGTTATAGATCTGTGTTCAGAAAATATCTAAcctcttgtttttctttcctcCTCTTAGAATCATATTCATTCTAGATCTGCACAAAAGCTTTTATTTGTATAAATGtacttattttttgaaaattgtataattgatttaCTTATAATTTTCGTAATTGAACATTCTTTCTCGATTCATTACTTGTTCTTTGTCTTCTGTAACtgatttaattattcaaatttatgaATTGTTTCAGGGTTTGCAAGTTCTATTCCAGAGCCATATATTTACAATGTAACAATTAGCAATAGTAAAGGCTTAAACCATAGATACATAATTCACTTGGCACCCTAGGGAACCACGAAAAGTGTCATTCACATTCACAATGAAAATAGTGCCATAACACTGGCCCTCACAGTTTCAATGTATAAAACAGAGTGGTTGGCTTTATCTTGGGACCATGTTTTAGGCTTATTTATAAGCTAAGATACTGGTCTATGCAAGCAAAacttccgatgtgggactattaGCTCTTCAACTATGTTTCTGTAAGAAAAATCATGCAGCTGCATTTTTTTCTACTTGTTGGAATGtagttttaaataaataagaattgaGTGTTATAAGAttattaaaagagaaaagagaaaagggGATTCTTTCTCTAGGTTTCTCTCTCCGAGTTTTCTCTTACAATTTCTTCAttgaggggtggttttgggtcaattcttgacctgaaattacccctcttcatctttttttctttatttcaatgtaaataagtgattttcacatagatctagctttttttctttgtaatttcatcatctaagtgtggtgatttgttgttcgtcgtcttgtgcggcgttgtttgattttccgtcttcgtgcggtgttcatttgattcatattgaaagatcgattgtTCAATCAaggatttgggcgtcaacgttgcagatccggaggcaatggatattccggtcactttaatttcatcatatatttttgtaggcattatgccgttatatgctattaacttagatgttgtgagtttgttcgcagattcatcctttacgtttttagcggtgttgaatgatgtaatctctcgatttgaatgaatgaatatcattttatttttgtcaaaaaaaaaaaaaaagaattgagtgttctttttctgtttgttagcaaattaattatatgatttcaaggttaatttaaattgattatataaaaatttcatcatttattttgttatattttaactaaatgattatatttattcatagcATACcgattaatatattattatgtaCCACAACCGAAGCTCTATACCCCCAAATGTACCGAATTCTTCTCATGTCGCGTACCGCGTATCCGAACCAGTACCACGTACTGATCGAAGCGAACTACGAATTATGTGACTATGGCttaaactaatttgatttaatttaacaaCCATGTCAAAGTTTTCTTGAAAGAAGGACTGCACTTCCCTTAGTTTTTAtcagatttatttaatttaattttgtaatatCACTCTACCCTTTTGGGATTTAatagattttgaaattgaaactaACTCTGTTAATAGTTAGATTTATGCttcatataatttaattttgggaTTTTTGAAACTAACTGATTGAAATAAGTAAAGCATCTGGATTATGTCGtgattgatgattttttattggtttccaAATACCCTTTTATCCTTTCCTCGAGAGGTTTTTCAGAAGGTAAAAAGGATGGATGTTTATGGTTGGCTTATGAGCTAGAGATCCAGAAATTAGAATTGGGAATCCTTGCCGGTTATGAACTCTTCTTTTGAAAAGAATGGAATTGCTTCTTATGATAAAATCGAATGGATCTGAActcttcttttaattttggGATTTTTAATTTTGGGATGGTTACGATGGAGTGAATGATTTTGGGAATGGGAAATTTAAAAGTAATAGAAAGACAATATGAATTATCATATGTTGTGACGGAGATGACCAAAATAGTAAATGACATAAGATTTATGGAATtaaattgagacattttataattaaggaccaaattaaaaaccaaaaataagttaagggacgaaaTGATGTACTAAGCTTATataattataagaagaaaaaactgtAAAAATCGTTGAAGATAGGAACAAAGTTGATAGTAAGATGTTAATATATGGACCTAATTGCATatcttaaaaatcaaataatttaacttAAAATAGAACCAAAATTCGCTTATGATTATGACCGGATCTTACTTTGATTTTCGTTATGCAAAGCagcaaaaatttattcaaagcagcaaaacaaattaaaaacatggcttatttgatctaatggtcCCTCAAAtactttcaaatttttattttggtcccataattaataaaacgtaTGTTTTGGTCCTTCAAATTTTtctccgtttgccaaataaatcccgACGGTTAACTTTAACCCCAAATGATGTCTATGGTGGAATTaagagtggtccaccatagatcctattaatatttttaatttaaactgtttgatcttttttattaaaagaggATCGTTAGATCATACATATCTATTGTATCTTCCTTGAGTCAacaacacttaattttttttcctatttcatcatcttcttcccccCTATTCACGTTTCATCTTCCCAAACCTCCATTATCTAAAGAAGATAtgtgtagtaatattttatggGAAATACTAACTTTTGCTCTTAAGACATAagttaatgaattaaatatatgaatagttcttgcaaaaaaaaaataaaaatataggaaTAGTTTATTGAAATAtgtgaaatatatttaatcttaaaatttttaattaattgattgtaCACAATTTTAGagaatatatctttttttagttcttttaaCGTGTGTCCtaaagacacaagttaacactACCTATATTTTATTAAACTTATTAAAAATCTCAAAGGTCCACATAAGCACAAGTTAGTTGATAAGacattgtattatatatatgcaGGATCGGGTTTGAATCttaaatttcttatttatttactttaaatatgaaattttaaccACTAGACTAGACTAATCGAAAAAAGATAGATATTTTCAAGTCCATTTGTTCTTTTGTGTGGAAAAGAGCCACAATATTTCTATACATACATGTGTTAGTGATCACATCGTAGACATCTTTACAGTGGGTGTAACATTCGCATTGACCGCAACGAACTATACAGTATTCACTCAAATTAGTCTTttatctcacttttttttttttttttttgacaaaagctcACTTTTTCTTGTATATCATTGATTTTGAAAGTGTTTTGAAGGATTAGAGATATTTTAAAGTGATAAAAAATAGGCAACCAAAATAGATATTAAATGTtagaaagaaaatgagagaTGTGTTTATTATAAGataaagggaaatgctaatcGGTGCCTCAAGGGCACCGGTTAAGaatactaaaaaagaaaattatatagtaattattgcattgaaaattgtataattaattcataaataaatcaacaaagtttctttttatggtaataaattcattttttgtatACTTAACTCGTGTCCGgagcaccggttagcatgaccTTAAGATAAATAACACATAATAATACttgatgataacaaaataaaattaggcTCCTCCTCAAAGTTTTCTCCTCATTTTTTATCCTATTTCCCAAACTAAGATTTTGTgcacaaaaattaaatctaaccTTCAGAAAGTTACCATAATTAGTACTACTATATTAGATTGGaatcaataaataatttgtACCTGGATTTTCGTTGTTAGCAATTTCTCTTGAAACAGATTTGTCTAGTTGTTCTGAATTGGCTTGACTAATGCAAATAAATGGCACCAAGGCGAGAAATACGCACGCTTTTAACATTAATATAACTATCTCTGGTGGTTCTCTTTCCATGTAATCTGTCTGCATGAAATCATATGTTAGTGaacaagaagaataagaaggaaaaaaaaaacaccatcaCAAAAATACGAACTCaccaaaaacttgatatatcatatatatatatacaagttCTGTGGATACAAACAGCTTTTAGAGATATACATTGGTATGTCTACGCAAGGACAAGTGGAGCAACCTTTTCgacgtcaaaaaaaaaaaaaggggaccACCCTTATTGGAAATTGTATATATAGGGACAGGTCTGCtgtgaattcgttgagaaaaccacaccaataaaacttgatgtgtggagcaaattaataccaagtaatcaaatcaagcgggtagcaaataatccaaacaaaaacagcaagagataaaagagagggagagagggagagagagaacacaagatatttgtttacccagttcggtctaatgatgacctagtctgggggagagagcagctctccgatccactataatgaatgaatttctttacaaagagataatgagtttcaagaatcagtcttcaaacctaattctacccaagtcccagcctcttcccgtgaccaaaagactcaatcctaatagtgttttgttcaaggtgaatcaaaacaatcccaaccctagagTTGTTGCCAAGAGAGATTCTCTATGAACCCTAGTTTGTTTGTTGGtctaaaccttgtttttctacacacttttatcatctgatacaaggctgtatttatagtggaaagtaaacccttaaaaaactgaaacaaatctaactgaaaaaatacgttttgtttttatcttcagcgcgaccatcgtggcgcgatgaggcttcatcgtggcacgaaatttccagtgtcttcccaggaatcttgcttcaaccatcgtggcgcgatgcttctccatcgtggcacgatactccagatttctgattttaagttaactctcacaattccccaccttgacttcaaatcagtgatgatgTCAGTTTAACCATCAATCACCTTGCTGCTCTCTCCAATCCTTCATCTATGCTTCAATGAAGTTtatcaagtccaagcaatgcttgaatcTTGATCTTGGTAATGATTTGGTGAACATGTCTGCTGGATTGTCTTCTGATGCCACTTTCACTACCATGATCTCCTTAGTCTCAATCATGTCTCTGACGAAGTGCAAAcgaatgtcaatgtgctttgtcctTTCATGATACACCTGATGATTTGCCAAATGAATGGCACTTTGgctatcacaatgtatcttcacacatCCTTGACTAATCCCCATTTCTCCAATCATACCTTTCAAACATATGGCTTCCTTGACCCCTTCAACAAGGGCTATGTATTCTGCTTGAGTTGTTGAAAGTACTACAACtgattgttgatttgccttccaaGTTATCGTTGTACCGAACaatgtaaacacaaaacctgaCAAAGATTTTCTAATGTCTACATTACCTGCATAGTCCGCATCCACATATCCCTCCAAAGCATCCCTACCTGGTTGTGACCTTGTATACCTTAGACCACCTTTCAAAGATCCATTCAAATATCTCAGaacccacttcaaagcttgccaGTGCACTTGACCCGGATTTGCCATAAACCGACTTATCACACTAATTGCGTAGGATAAGTCCAGTCTACTACAAACCATAccatacatgatgcttccaaccccacttgcatagggagtaccCTCCATCTTGCTTTTCTCTTCATCGGATTGAGGACACTGCTTTACAGATAGCTTAGTGTGGTGACCAAGAGGAGTGCTAACGACTTTAGAATCTTTCATTCTGAACCGCTCCACCACTTTCCTCAAGTACCCCTGCTGAGATAAGAACAACTCACCTTTGTTCTGGTCCCTTATGATATCCATACCAAGAATCTTCTTTGCATTACCAAGAtccttcatctcaaattcatcattcaatctttcCTTGAGCTTCTAAATCTCTTGCATGTCAGAACTTGCCATAAGAATATCATCTACATAAAGAAGAAGGTAGAGAATGACTTTCTCATTCCTTCTCATCATGTAAACACAACTATCATAGTTGCTTCTCACAAAACCAGCCTTTACTAGGAACTCATCAAACCGACGATACCATTGCCTTGGActttgcttcaacccatacaaagatttcttcaacaaacacaCTTTTGTATTGTCTTCTACAAAACCTTCTGGTTGTTGCATATAGATAGTTTCTTCCAACTCGCCATGTAGAAATgcggtcttcacatccatttgttctAACTCAAGATCAT from Medicago truncatula cultivar Jemalong A17 chromosome 8, MtrunA17r5.0-ANR, whole genome shotgun sequence includes the following:
- the LOC25500358 gene encoding probable LRR receptor-like serine/threonine-protein kinase At1g05700 isoform X2, which codes for MQTDYMEREPPEIVILMLKACVFLALVPFICISQANSEQLDKSVSREIANNENPGFISIDCGSNVDYYHDETGIWYKTDEGFVETGENRMTSSSVKLNYLYFGKQLITLRCFPEGDRNCYTLKPKEGKNKKYLIRALFSYGNYDGKNLQQSFQLYLGVDLWQDIDFIEYYYHTEIIHTPSTDTIHVCLIKSSPTIPCISSLELRLLNNSIYQNEEINSTGAPQPLLKLEERDPRNFVGRRDARYKDDVYDRMWSCDQLLYITFDWYPMGLDESINMDNATNDTYKLPANVLKSAAQPRNVTRTLGFVYTAYSSTAQYYVYLHFNEIEKLSDGKKRKINITFKNQPVPSKPIVLDYLKPVTLNIKIQGDVLFNISATSDSNAPPILNAYEIYKLITPLDSPTYAQDVGAITDIKSSYLVNKLSWQGDPCLPTEYAWEGLVCTGDTIPRITSLNLSSSKLTGEINISFSYLTELEFLDLSYNELEGSLPEFLAHLPKLKVLNLTGNKLSGPIPKDLKEKADNTTLELSVAGNHDLCMTGSCKKKNIVVPLVASFSALFLIILISLGFRIFKRQKGLGFDISKRQKALSFHVIPPARSNSKKWGSLKSKHHAFSYNEILNITDNFKTIIGEGGFGKVYIGILQDRTQLAVKMLSTSSKQGYKEFQSEVQLLMIVHHRNLVSLIGYCDEGEIKALIYEYMANGNLQQYLLVENSNILNWTKRLKIAVDAAHGLDYLHNGCKPPIMHRDLKSSNILLDENLHAKIADFGLSRAFGKDDDSHISTRPAGTFGYVDPQFQRTGNTNKKNDIYSFGIILFELITGKKALIKAPDETIHILQWVLPLIKGGDIQNIVDTRLQGEFNINSAWKVVEVAMSCISQTAAERPDISQILVELKECLSLEIVQSNTGSARDIIELTSLSTGSEITPSAR
- the LOC25500358 gene encoding receptor-like protein kinase At3g21340 isoform X3, which gives rise to MQTDYMEREPPEIVILMLKACVFLALVPFICISQANSEQLDKSVSREIANNENPEIIHTPSTDTIHVCLIKSSPTIPCISSLELRLLNNSIYQNEEINSTGAPQPLLKLEERFDVGPSTCYYKDPRNFVGRRDARYKDDVYDRMWSCDQLLYITFDWYPMGLDESINMDNATNDTYKLPANVLKSAAQPRNVTRTLGFVYTAYSSTAQYYVYLHFNEIEKLSDGKKRKINITFKNQPVPSKPIVLDYLKPVTLNIKIQGDVLFNISATSDSNAPPILNAYEIYKLITPLDSPTYAQDVGAITDIKSSYLVNKLSWQGDPCLPTEYAWEGLVCTGDTIPRITSLNLSSSKLTGEINISFSYLTELEFLDLSYNELEGSLPEFLAHLPKLKVLNLTGNKLSGPIPKDLKEKADNTTLELSVAGNHDLCMTGSCKKKNIVVPLVASFSALFLIILISLGFRIFKRQKGLGFDISKRQKALSFHVIPPARSNSKKWGSLKSKHHAFSYNEILNITDNFKTIIGEGGFGKVYIGILQDRTQLAVKMLSTSSKQGYKEFQSEVQLLMIVHHRNLVSLIGYCDEGEIKALIYEYMANGNLQQYLLVENSNILNWTKRLKIAVDAAHGLDYLHNGCKPPIMHRDLKSSNILLDENLHAKIADFGLSRAFGKDDDSHISTRPAGTFGYVDPQFQRTGNTNKKNDIYSFGIILFELITGKKALIKAPDETIHILQWVLPLIKGGDIQNIVDTRLQGEFNINSAWKVVEVAMSCISQTAAERPDISQILVELKECLSLEIVQSNTGSARDIIELTSLSTGSEITPSAR